In Acidimicrobiales bacterium, the following are encoded in one genomic region:
- a CDS encoding class I adenylate-forming enzyme family protein, translating into MLASTVTEAARRFGGAIAFAAADGWHVSFRDLDQLSDEAAVGLAARGVGARDVVALLLPSTPDYVVAYAALAKLGATTVGVNPRLALPEQAAALSVVGPKLALASPDVAPSLPGDLAVVDVAPAAAAPEILAGLRRGHRGDAPPPSADEVDRPVAIVLTSGTTGTPKGAWFTNRELAAITAFDVGDRWGGGAPMLASTQFAHIGFMTKLPWYLRLGGTTHLLHRWRAADVLDLVERTRMPVIGTVAPQVALMLRDPRFDQRDLSCVQALIAGAGPSSPALVDEARRRFGAAYSIRYSSTESGGVGTGTAFDADDDEALHSVGRPRDGIDLEIRDESDRAVPLGETGEVCLRSPAMFRGYWNAPEETARTLRGGWLHSGDLGWIDERGLLHLAGRSKEMYIRGGYNVFPLEVEAVLEQHPAVSSVAIVPRPDPVMGEIGVAVVVARPGVASPSLDDLRSFAADRLAHHKLPEAMRVVDELPLTAVHKLDRRRLAAHEQPHTDPTT; encoded by the coding sequence CGGCGCCCGCGACGTCGTGGCGCTGTTGCTACCGTCGACGCCCGACTACGTGGTGGCGTACGCGGCGCTGGCCAAGCTCGGGGCTACGACGGTGGGTGTGAACCCCCGACTCGCCCTGCCAGAGCAGGCGGCCGCGCTCAGCGTGGTCGGCCCGAAGTTGGCGCTGGCGTCGCCCGACGTGGCGCCGTCGCTGCCCGGCGACCTCGCGGTGGTCGACGTCGCACCCGCCGCCGCCGCGCCGGAGATCCTCGCCGGGCTCCGCCGCGGGCACCGCGGCGATGCCCCACCGCCGTCGGCCGACGAGGTGGACCGTCCGGTGGCGATCGTGCTCACGTCCGGCACCACCGGCACACCGAAAGGTGCCTGGTTCACCAATCGGGAGCTGGCGGCCATCACCGCGTTCGACGTCGGTGACAGATGGGGCGGGGGCGCGCCGATGCTGGCATCCACCCAGTTCGCGCACATCGGCTTCATGACCAAACTGCCGTGGTACTTGCGCCTCGGCGGCACCACCCACTTGCTGCACCGCTGGCGGGCCGCCGACGTGCTCGACCTGGTGGAGCGCACCCGGATGCCCGTGATCGGGACCGTGGCCCCGCAAGTGGCGCTGATGCTGCGCGATCCCCGTTTCGACCAGCGCGACTTGTCGTGCGTGCAGGCCCTCATCGCCGGTGCGGGGCCGTCGTCGCCGGCGCTGGTCGACGAAGCCCGACGCCGTTTCGGCGCGGCGTACTCGATCCGGTACTCGTCGACGGAGTCGGGCGGCGTCGGCACCGGCACCGCGTTCGACGCCGACGACGACGAAGCGCTCCACAGCGTCGGCCGGCCGCGCGACGGCATCGACCTCGAGATCCGCGACGAGTCCGATCGAGCCGTCCCGCTCGGCGAGACCGGCGAAGTGTGCCTGCGCTCCCCCGCCATGTTCCGCGGCTACTGGAACGCACCGGAGGAGACGGCCCGCACGTTGCGCGGCGGCTGGCTGCACAGCGGCGACCTCGGCTGGATCGACGAGCGAGGCTTGCTGCACCTCGCCGGGCGCAGCAAGGAGATGTACATCCGCGGCGGCTACAACGTGTTCCCGCTCGAAGTGGAAGCGGTGCTGGAGCAGCACCCGGCCGTGTCGTCGGTGGCGATCGTGCCGCGGCCCGACCCGGTGATGGGCGAGATCGGCGTAGCCGTGGTGGTGGCGCGGCCCGGCGTCGCGTCGCCGTCGCTCGACGATTTGCGGTCGTTCGCGGCTGACCGGCTCGCCCACCACAAGTTGCCCGAGGCGATGCGGGTCGTCGACGAGCTCCCGTTGACGGCGGTCCACAAGCTCGACCGCCGTCGCCTCGCCGCCCACGAGCAGCCCCACACCGACCCGACCACCTGA
- a CDS encoding phytanoyl-CoA dioxygenase family protein, with protein sequence MISVDQRTRTAADEQSVDPSEFFDQTLPARFDANTALAAPGARELDLRPIAVEVDGTIWQLAFDGQHFTVGRAHDAASARTHWRLDAESLSDLVNDTCTPVGLMTGGDLDLVRGPFQALLDWTVVLRSVIDGRPLHTTGSVEFHDRDGSPLGLHRAFRIGDDPDDIAHFLGEAGFLHLEGVFDPEEMAEISADMDRAAADYSPGDNRSWWAETDDGTNRLVRMQYFQDRSPATAAMLTDDRLQSIARLTTDGHRNAKPGPNRNLVEALVKPLGVVKGISDVPWHKDCSLGSHSYRCCSLTVGISVTGADAASGQLRVVAGSHRTLIQAGFVRDNLDLPQIDLPTSTGDVTVHLSCTLHMSQPPVQRERRVLYTDFSMPSRDGGRAPGETKLARIREGAPTTVSQPAARR encoded by the coding sequence GTGATCTCGGTCGACCAGCGCACCCGGACGGCAGCGGACGAGCAATCGGTGGACCCCAGCGAGTTCTTCGACCAGACGCTCCCCGCGCGGTTCGACGCCAACACCGCGCTCGCGGCGCCGGGGGCACGCGAGCTCGACTTGCGGCCGATCGCCGTCGAGGTCGACGGCACCATCTGGCAGCTCGCGTTCGACGGCCAGCACTTCACCGTCGGCCGCGCCCACGACGCCGCGAGCGCCAGGACCCACTGGCGGCTCGACGCCGAGTCGTTGTCCGACCTCGTCAACGACACGTGCACTCCGGTGGGGTTGATGACCGGCGGCGACCTCGACCTGGTGCGCGGCCCGTTCCAGGCCCTCCTCGATTGGACGGTGGTGCTGCGGTCGGTGATCGACGGGCGGCCGCTGCACACGACCGGATCGGTCGAGTTCCACGACCGCGACGGCTCGCCGCTCGGCCTGCACCGAGCCTTTCGCATCGGCGACGACCCCGACGACATCGCGCACTTCCTCGGCGAGGCCGGTTTCTTGCACCTCGAAGGCGTCTTCGATCCTGAGGAGATGGCCGAGATCAGTGCCGACATGGACCGCGCCGCCGCCGACTACTCCCCTGGCGACAACCGCTCCTGGTGGGCCGAGACCGACGACGGCACCAACCGGCTCGTGCGCATGCAGTACTTCCAGGACCGTTCACCCGCCACCGCTGCAATGCTCACCGATGACCGCCTCCAGTCGATCGCTCGCCTCACCACCGACGGCCACCGCAACGCCAAGCCCGGCCCGAACCGCAACTTGGTGGAAGCGCTCGTGAAACCGCTCGGAGTGGTGAAGGGCATCTCCGACGTCCCCTGGCACAAGGACTGCAGCCTGGGCAGCCACTCCTACCGGTGTTGTTCGCTCACCGTCGGCATCTCGGTCACCGGCGCCGATGCCGCGTCAGGCCAGCTGCGGGTGGTGGCGGGCTCGCACCGCACGCTGATCCAGGCCGGGTTCGTGCGCGACAACCTCGACCTGCCGCAGATCGACTTGCCCACCTCTACCGGCGACGTCACCGTGCACCTCAGCTGCACGCTGCACATGAGCCAGCCGCCCGTGCAGCGAGAACGCCGGGTCCTGTACACCGACTTCTCGATGCCGTCGCGCGACGGCGGCCGCGCGCCCGGCGAGACCAAGCTGGCTCGCATCCGCGAAGGCGCGCCCACCACGGTCTCGCAGCCGGCGGCGCGCCGGTGA